One Brassica napus cultivar Da-Ae chromosome C4, Da-Ae, whole genome shotgun sequence genomic region harbors:
- the LOC106401382 gene encoding endochitinase A-like: MNRSFRAQESSRLLDSAARQRQQLRASMMAEKDEELSLFLEMRRREKEQDSLLLNNNPDEFESPLGSKPGTSPVFNISSGAAPARKTGPPDDFLNSEGDKNDYEWLLTPPGTPLFPSLEMESHRTMMNQNGDSKGRPAALTSRLANSSSEPAARNHLTSRQPPTSSSNGTTRRPSSSGGPGSRPASAGGPGSRPATPTGRSSTLTTTNSKSSSRPSTPTSRTTTVSSTTRPSLTNSRSTKPTPPMSRSTSSSRLTPSASKPTTRPAGSTTRSTTSTATTRSAGPSRSTTPLSRSTARSSTPTSSRPTLPPPKTISRSSTPTRRPPSAATTTTSKPSQIKPSSPAAKPTPSKTTPAAASRAPSPTVRSRPWKPSDMPGFSLETPPNLRTTLPERPLSATRGRPGAPSPRSNSVEPAGGGRARRQSCSPSRGRAPMHASGSSVPAVNRGYSKANDNVSPVLMGAKMVERVINMRKLAPPRSDEKGSPHGNLSAKSSSPDSAGFGRTLSKKSLDMAIRHMDIRRTIPGNLRPLMTNIPASSMYSVRSGHTRGRPMNVSDSPLATSSNASSEISVYNNNGVCLEAASEKEDDAGSERGCRSPPASLQGR, encoded by the exons atgaatcGAAGTTTTAGGGCACAAGAGTCGTCACGGTTGCTGGATTCAGCAGCGAGGCAGAGGCAACAGCTTAGGGCTTCTATGATGGCTGAGAAAGACGAAGAGCTCTCTTTGTTTCTTGAGATGAGACGGCGTGAGAAGGAGCAGGATAGTCTCCTTCTCAACAACAACCCTGATGAGTTTGAGTCTCCATTAG GTTCAAAGCCTGGGACTTCACCGGTGTTTAACATCTCAAGCGGTGCTGCTCCAGCACGGAAGACAGGTCCTCCTGATGATTTTCTCAACTCTGAAGGCGACAAAAATGACTATGAATG GCTTCTGACACCTCCAGGTACTCCTCTATTTCCCTCGCTGGAGATGGAATCACATAGGACTATGATGAATCAGAATGGTGATTCAAAGGGTCGCCCTGCTGCATTGACTTCTAGG CTGGCGAATTCATCATCAGAGCCTGCTGCAAGGAACCATCTAACATCTAGACAACCACCAACTTCCTCTTCTAATGGAACAACTCGGAGACCTTCATCATCTGGAGGACCTGGTTCAAGACCCGCATCAGCTGGAGGACCTGGATCAAGACCCGCCACACCCACTGGAAGATCATCAACACTTACAACAACTAACTCAAAATCCTCCTCAAGGCCTTCCACACCAACCTCACGAACCACCACCGTCTCCTCAACTACTCGACCTTCTCTGACTAACTCCAGATCCACTAAGCCTACGCCTCCTATGAGTAGGTCAACAAGTTCATCTAGGCTCACACCTAGTGCATCTAAACCAACTACTAGGCCTGCTGGTTCAACAACTAGATCCACCACTAGCACCGCCACCACAAGATCTGCAGGTCCTTCAAGATCCACCACACCTCTCTCAAGATCCACCGCTAGATCTTCAACACCAACTTCTTCAAGACCCACACTCCCTCCTCCTAAAACCATATCAAGATCATCCACACCAACTCGCCGTCCTCCGAGTGCTGCAACCACTACTACATCAAAGCCATCTCAAATCAAACCTTCTTCTCCAGCTGCAAAGCCAACACCATCTAAAACcactcccgctgctgcatcacGTGCTCCTTCTCCCACAGTGAGGTCAAGGCCATGGAAGCCATCAGACATGCCTGGCTTCTCACTAGAGACTCCTCCGAATCTAAGAACAACATTACCGGAAAGGCCACTCTCGGCGACAAGAGGCAGGCCAGGAGCTCCAAGCCCTCGCTCTAATTCAGTTGAGCCAGCGGGAGGAGGAAGAGCGAGGAGGCAGTCATGTTCACCGTCAAGAGGAAGAGCGCCGATGCACGCTAGCGGCAGCTCGGTTCCTGCGGTTAACCGTGGATATTCAAAAGCTAATGATAATGTTAGTCCTGTGCTGATGGGAGCAAAGATGGTGGAGAGAGTCATAAACATGCGGAAGCTGGCTCCTCCTAGATCAGATGAAAAGGGCTCTCCTCATGGTAACTTGTCTGCAAAGTCCTCGTCGCCGGATAGTGCTGGATTTGGAAGAACACTCTCCAAGAAGTCTCTTGACATGGCCATAAGACACATG GATATACGGAGGACCATACCAGGGAATCTGAGACCTTTAATGACAAACATTCCAGCATCATCAATGTACAGTGTGAGATCTGGACATACTCGTGGCAGACCGATGAATGTTTCAGACTCTCCACTAGCGACAAGCAGCAACGCAAGCTCAGAGATCAGTGTCTACAACAACAATGGCGTTTGCTTAGAAGCAGCTAGCGAGAAGGAAGATGACGCTGGTAGCGAGAGAGGTTGCAGGTCTCCTCCTGCTAGCTTACAAGGGAGATAG
- the LOC106401383 gene encoding clathrin light chain 2-like — protein sequence MSVFDDSFVILGDDASESAPVSAYDGSVHVDDSTDDVFAAPSSDYGNEDGVFGSSGGHDGPILPPPSEMESDEGTALREWRRQNAIQLEEKEKREKELRNQIIEEANQFKEEFRKKRELACENNKAANREKEKLYVETQEKLYAEASKNYWKAIAELVPKEVPTIEKRRGKKKEDDPKKPTISVIQGPKPGKPTDLSRMRQILLKLKQNPPTHLKLAPQPSSEAAAPPKNVPETKPTEPVAAA from the exons ATGTCTGTCTTTGATGATTCGTTCGTTATACTCGGAGATGATGCATCTGAGTCTGCTCCAGTCTCAGCCTACGACGGCTCCGTCCACGTAGATGACTCCACCGATGACGTTTTCGCGGCGCCGTCTTCTGACTACGGCAACGAAGACGGCGTCTTCGGATCCAGCGGTGGTCACGACGGTCCCATCTTGCCACCGCCTTCGGAGATGGAGTCTGATGAGGGAACTGCCCTCAGAGAATGGAGAAG ACAGAATGCAATTCAACttgaggagaaggagaagagagaaaaggagtTGCGGAACCAAATAATTGAGGAAGCTAACCAGTTCAAAGAGGAGTTCCGTAAGAAGAGGGAGTTAGCTTGTGAAAACAACAAAGCAGCCAACAGGGAGAAAGAAAAG CTGTATGTGGAGACCCAAGAGAAGTTGTACGCGGAAGCCAGCAAGAACTACTGGAAGGCAATAGCGGAGCTAGTTCCTAAAGAGGTTCCAACTATAGAGAAAAgaagagggaagaagaaagaggaCGATCCCAAGAAGCCTACAATCTCTGTGATTCAAGGTCCTAAGCCTGGCAAGCCAACGGATCTCTCGAGAATGAGACAGATATTACTGAAGCTCAAACAGAACCCGCCTACTCACCTGAAACTCGCTCCTCAACCTTCATCAGAGGCTGCTGCTCCTCCAAAGAATGTTCCTGAAACCAAGCCCACCGAGCCTGTTGCTGCTGCTTGA